The proteins below come from a single Pedosphaera parvula Ellin514 genomic window:
- a CDS encoding cytochrome-c peroxidase, with product METRNSRKMAALVAAFAFGVSVAHGQLPAGSSINIAPGTGQTLGSITVNDPGNHVWLLQTSTNLTAWTGVDTWKIHNGNYHLSLSRVGSGPGLFYRAIYDETQQTILSTTANALLLPGTNFNYAAPVLPPNFLTAPIINQDNTPATNVVTDPGATLGRVLFYDKRLSTNQTVSCSSCHVAKYGFSDPNRFSTGFNGSKGTRHAMGLSNARYYQRGHFFWDERAATLEDQVLQPIQNPIEMGMTIPALLPRLAAEPFYTNLFTKAFGTPDVTSDRVSRALAQFVRSIISTKSKYDDGVASGFANFTAQERLGRQIFLGQVGNATCAACHGTDNFVPGPVANNNGLEFPYVDTGIGGVTGRAQDMGLFKVPSLRNIELTAPYMHDGRFATLEEVVEFYNSGVVNNPNLSPPLRTPPGQPPGALRLNLTTAQKAALVAFLKTLTDTSITTDEKFLDPFNYGN from the coding sequence ATGGAAACCAGAAACTCCCGCAAAATGGCCGCACTGGTGGCGGCGTTTGCGTTCGGCGTATCAGTCGCACACGGGCAATTGCCCGCCGGATCTTCAATAAACATTGCTCCAGGCACGGGTCAGACGCTCGGCAGCATCACCGTGAACGATCCGGGCAATCACGTATGGCTGCTGCAGACGTCCACTAATCTCACCGCCTGGACGGGGGTGGATACGTGGAAGATTCATAACGGAAATTATCATCTGAGTCTGAGTCGGGTGGGGTCAGGACCGGGTCTTTTTTATCGCGCCATTTACGATGAGACGCAACAGACTATATTAAGCACCACTGCAAATGCGCTGCTGCTCCCCGGAACGAATTTCAACTACGCCGCGCCGGTGTTGCCGCCCAACTTTCTAACGGCGCCCATCATCAACCAGGACAACACCCCGGCAACGAACGTGGTGACTGATCCAGGAGCGACATTGGGGCGGGTTTTGTTTTACGATAAACGGCTTTCGACGAACCAGACAGTGTCGTGTTCGTCGTGCCATGTGGCGAAGTATGGGTTCTCGGACCCGAACCGCTTCAGCACCGGTTTCAATGGAAGCAAGGGGACGCGCCATGCAATGGGGTTGTCGAATGCGCGGTATTATCAACGCGGGCATTTTTTCTGGGATGAACGGGCGGCGACGCTGGAGGACCAGGTGCTGCAACCAATTCAGAACCCGATTGAAATGGGGATGACCATTCCGGCGCTTCTCCCGCGTTTGGCGGCGGAACCGTTCTACACAAATCTGTTCACGAAAGCCTTTGGCACTCCCGATGTCACCTCTGACCGGGTTTCCCGCGCGCTGGCGCAATTTGTGCGGTCGATTATTTCAACCAAGTCCAAGTATGACGACGGTGTCGCCAGTGGTTTCGCGAATTTCACCGCACAGGAACGGCTGGGGCGGCAGATTTTTCTGGGACAGGTTGGCAATGCCACCTGCGCGGCTTGTCATGGCACGGACAATTTTGTGCCCGGACCGGTCGCTAATAACAACGGCCTCGAGTTTCCGTACGTGGATACCGGGATTGGAGGCGTGACGGGGCGCGCGCAGGACATGGGATTGTTCAAGGTGCCTTCGTTGCGGAATATTGAACTCACCGCGCCGTATATGCATGACGGAAGGTTTGCGACGCTTGAAGAGGTGGTGGAGTTCTATAACTCCGGCGTGGTGAACAATCCGAATCTGTCACCGCCGCTGAGGACGCCACCGGGTCAGCCACCGGGCGCATTACGCTTGAATTTAACGACGGCACAGAAGGCAGCGTTGGTGGCGTTCTTGAAGACATTGACAGACACAAGCATTACGACCGATGAGAAATTTCTAGATCCGTTTAATTATGGGAATTAA
- a CDS encoding sigma-70 family RNA polymerase sigma factor, translated as MHSCALRLVSDPHLAEEITQAVFILLARKAHTMRPGVAIPGWLFRTTRFVAARALRTEHRRQQRDQEAFAMQHSATPDDTWKRIAPLLDDALEQLGETDRNAVLLRFMQERNHREVGEALGFSEEAARKRVDRALEKLRGFFTSHGFTLSAALLASTLVANAAKASSTIHAGSISSAAVAGASTAAAATLPALVAETLAAWRWSKLKIAASIVAAGTAALLLMMIWKPSTSLATVRAAVGTNSNTIANSQTSSVPKARSVVSSGKTNRTVKGKALLFHVVAKDTGEPIANAKLAINSVYSGKWESRFDLSTDQTGTCPVPLPNGLGRLDVGVLAPGWGARYATWRTDADPIPNEYTLKLERVTNSVGGWLRDEEGRPVTDAEIWIQFGGNGDASFRETPRERVGVFQKAPVAKSDRGGHWSASIIPSENPGFELEARHPDFAVTSIEASYPGDNREKIQRLWKGTLTTIMENGVTLTGNVIDEAGRPIHGAQIAHEPFTTKPLLAKAGPNGEFSIPGLESDEFDFTVTADGFAPEYRKVTVAHGMEPVNVQLRPGALLKLLVMDDQGAPVPDATVGLEQWGEHRQVLDWKSKTDANGRIEWNSAPPQDTLELYAKKEGWCYTRSVHVIADGQEHTIKVERELNLSAHVTDSDNGQPIAAFNAVPGYGEGSGEAVWWRGSTRKGANGMVKVLYEETRKPWRVRIEAEGYLPFISDELNPDFSGTLEVALKPVSIDNVVRGTVFLPDGKPAANAQVALLSLDYGVTLDRAKMSDSGLGYGILTNADAAGLFVFPANPRAHSVVAVSAAGYAKVRVHSPKEPVALQLQPWGRIEGSVAFSARSHSIDSVVLMDDKAMNYQGSVRLGNAFYVKPDSSGRFAFENVPPGQFSVNINRGLGIPFCHRTLVTIRPGETSSVEVGAKGRTVVGQLAAAPGQITNWVKQVEFANLLPTTQPSRPPSNLTVDAAALWAVDYWQSAAAAEYNQHSGPFGVVFAADGTFRAEAVTPGTYSLQVVADNSSLTKAITIPDEPAGTPGDYDLGTFTLPAGTTGSVQVRSSHSVSTSQ; from the coding sequence GTGCATTCCTGTGCCTTGCGCCTGGTAAGCGATCCGCACCTCGCTGAAGAAATCACGCAGGCCGTTTTCATTTTGCTGGCCCGTAAAGCTCATACCATGCGACCTGGCGTCGCCATTCCCGGTTGGCTGTTTCGCACCACCCGCTTTGTCGCCGCTCGTGCCCTGCGCACCGAACACCGCCGTCAACAACGAGACCAGGAAGCCTTTGCCATGCAACACAGCGCCACTCCCGATGATACCTGGAAGCGAATCGCTCCTCTGCTTGACGACGCTCTTGAGCAACTCGGCGAAACCGATCGCAATGCCGTTCTACTCCGCTTCATGCAGGAGAGAAATCATCGCGAAGTCGGCGAGGCGCTCGGATTCTCTGAGGAGGCAGCGCGGAAACGGGTGGATCGCGCTCTCGAAAAACTCCGCGGTTTCTTCACCAGTCATGGGTTTACTCTCTCTGCCGCCTTGTTGGCTTCGACGCTCGTCGCCAATGCTGCCAAGGCATCGTCGACCATTCATGCCGGTTCCATCAGTTCCGCGGCTGTTGCGGGTGCCTCAACTGCTGCGGCTGCAACTCTGCCTGCACTCGTTGCTGAAACGTTGGCTGCCTGGCGGTGGTCAAAGCTCAAGATCGCTGCCAGCATCGTCGCTGCAGGCACCGCCGCTCTTCTGCTCATGATGATTTGGAAACCTTCCACAAGTTTGGCAACTGTTCGCGCAGCGGTTGGCACAAATTCCAACACAATTGCCAACTCCCAGACCAGTTCAGTTCCCAAGGCGAGATCAGTCGTCTCCAGCGGAAAAACCAATCGCACTGTAAAAGGCAAGGCACTTCTATTCCATGTGGTTGCCAAAGACACTGGGGAACCCATCGCCAATGCCAAACTCGCCATCAACTCCGTTTACAGCGGGAAGTGGGAGAGTCGCTTCGATCTTTCCACCGACCAAACGGGCACCTGCCCGGTACCGCTGCCCAATGGCCTTGGACGTTTGGACGTCGGCGTGCTTGCTCCCGGTTGGGGCGCGCGTTACGCCACATGGCGAACCGACGCGGATCCAATACCCAATGAATACACCCTCAAGTTGGAGCGCGTGACCAACTCAGTCGGCGGCTGGTTACGAGACGAGGAGGGGCGACCTGTCACTGATGCGGAAATCTGGATTCAATTCGGCGGCAATGGCGATGCTTCATTCCGGGAGACACCCCGCGAACGCGTCGGAGTGTTTCAGAAAGCTCCGGTGGCGAAATCGGACCGCGGCGGGCACTGGAGTGCCAGCATCATTCCGTCTGAGAATCCGGGCTTTGAACTGGAAGCCAGGCATCCCGATTTTGCAGTTACTTCCATTGAAGCAAGCTATCCAGGTGATAACCGGGAAAAAATACAACGATTATGGAAGGGGACTCTGACCACCATCATGGAGAATGGTGTAACCCTGACTGGCAATGTCATCGATGAAGCTGGCCGCCCCATTCACGGAGCCCAAATCGCCCACGAGCCCTTCACCACCAAACCATTGCTTGCAAAGGCGGGCCCGAACGGAGAGTTCTCGATTCCCGGGCTGGAATCAGACGAATTCGATTTTACCGTCACAGCAGATGGCTTTGCGCCTGAATATCGCAAAGTTACTGTGGCGCACGGAATGGAACCGGTGAATGTCCAGCTCCGTCCCGGAGCACTCTTGAAATTGCTGGTGATGGATGATCAAGGCGCCCCGGTGCCTGATGCCACAGTTGGACTCGAACAATGGGGGGAGCATCGTCAAGTGCTCGATTGGAAAAGTAAAACCGATGCCAATGGCCGCATCGAATGGAACTCCGCACCTCCCCAGGATACTTTGGAGCTCTACGCCAAGAAGGAGGGCTGGTGCTATACCCGCTCTGTGCACGTGATAGCGGACGGTCAGGAACACACCATTAAGGTGGAACGTGAACTGAACCTGTCCGCCCACGTCACGGACTCAGACAACGGCCAACCCATCGCCGCGTTCAATGCCGTTCCTGGTTACGGAGAAGGTTCGGGTGAGGCCGTGTGGTGGAGGGGGAGCACCAGAAAGGGAGCCAACGGCATGGTAAAGGTCCTCTATGAAGAAACCCGTAAACCCTGGCGCGTTCGCATCGAAGCAGAAGGTTACCTGCCATTTATTTCCGATGAATTGAACCCGGATTTCTCCGGCACTCTCGAGGTGGCCCTCAAGCCTGTTTCCATTGACAACGTCGTGCGCGGAACAGTTTTCCTGCCGGATGGCAAACCTGCGGCCAATGCGCAAGTAGCGCTGCTTTCACTTGATTACGGGGTGACGCTCGACCGCGCCAAAATGTCAGATTCGGGATTGGGATACGGCATTCTGACCAATGCTGATGCGGCCGGCTTGTTTGTCTTTCCAGCCAATCCGCGCGCGCATTCCGTGGTCGCCGTCTCGGCGGCGGGTTACGCAAAGGTGCGTGTCCACAGTCCTAAGGAGCCGGTTGCGCTTCAGCTCCAGCCGTGGGGGCGCATCGAAGGAAGTGTTGCTTTCAGCGCCCGTTCGCACAGCATCGACTCCGTGGTGTTGATGGACGACAAGGCAATGAATTATCAAGGTTCGGTCCGGCTCGGGAATGCGTTCTATGTGAAGCCCGATTCCTCCGGTCGCTTTGCTTTCGAAAATGTGCCGCCCGGCCAGTTCAGTGTTAACATCAATCGGGGGCTGGGGATTCCATTCTGTCATCGCACATTGGTCACAATTCGTCCCGGTGAAACCAGCAGTGTGGAAGTCGGCGCGAAGGGCAGAACTGTGGTTGGCCAGCTCGCGGCTGCACCCGGACAGATAACCAACTGGGTCAAGCAAGTCGAGTTTGCCAACCTGCTCCCAACCACTCAACCTTCCAGGCCACCTTCAAATCTAACTGTTGATGCTGCCGCACTTTGGGCCGTGGACTATTGGCAGTCCGCTGCCGCCGCCGAATATAACCAGCATTCAGGACCCTTCGGAGTTGTCTTCGCTGCTGATGGTACTTTCCGGGCGGAAGCAGTTACGCCTGGCACTTATTCATTGCAGGTTGTGGCCGACAATTCTTCCCTGACAAAAGCGATCACCATACCTGATGAGCCTGCCGGTACTCCTGGCGATTACGATCTTGGCACGTTCACTCTGCCAGCGGGCACAACCGGTTCAGTGCAGGTTCGGTCATCGCATTCTGTTTCCACTTCTCAATGA
- a CDS encoding VOC family protein, with product MSKPKKSKASSIVWFEIPADNTARAKKFYSSLFGWKIKKFPGMKDYLHIDTGGANDTPDGGLMNRMHKDHTITNYISVESVDKSAAKVVKLGGNICKPKTAVPQMGYFVICQDTEKNTFALWEVDGKAK from the coding sequence ATGAGCAAACCAAAGAAATCCAAAGCTTCAAGCATCGTCTGGTTCGAAATTCCGGCCGACAACACCGCACGCGCGAAGAAATTTTACAGCTCACTATTCGGCTGGAAAATCAAAAAATTTCCCGGAATGAAGGATTATCTGCATATAGATACGGGTGGTGCCAATGACACACCCGATGGCGGTCTGATGAACCGCATGCACAAGGACCATACCATTACCAACTACATCAGCGTTGAGTCGGTGGACAAATCGGCGGCAAAGGTCGTAAAACTCGGGGGCAATATCTGCAAGCCCAAGACTGCGGTGCCACAGATGGGTTACTTTGTCATCTGCCAGGATACGGAGAAAAACACTTTTGCCCTCTGGGAAGTGGACGGAAAAGCAAAGTAA
- a CDS encoding ArsR/SmtB family transcription factor: MSPDHLSTTFAALADPTRRAILSRLANGEVSVKELARPFDMSAPAITKHLKVLERANLISRGRHAQWRPCRLTAKPMKEAMDWLEHYRLFWEESFDRLEEYLRELQAEEKKNDRKKK; this comes from the coding sequence ATGTCCCCAGATCACCTAAGTACAACTTTCGCTGCCCTCGCCGACCCCACTCGGCGCGCGATCCTGTCCCGCCTCGCCAATGGCGAGGTCTCGGTCAAGGAGCTGGCCAGACCCTTCGATATGAGCGCTCCCGCGATCACCAAACATCTCAAGGTGCTTGAGCGCGCCAACCTCATCTCACGCGGTCGCCACGCCCAATGGCGTCCCTGCCGACTCACGGCCAAGCCAATGAAGGAGGCCATGGACTGGCTTGAGCATTATCGACTTTTCTGGGAAGAGAGTTTCGATCGTCTCGAAGAATATTTACGGGAATTACAAGCAGAGGAGAAAAAAAATGACCGAAAGAAAAAGTAA
- a CDS encoding SRPBCC family protein — translation MTERKSNPATETSDRVLLITRVFDAPPSLVFKVWTQPEYLVRWWGRKDFTLPSCEMDFRPGGAYRLCMRSPEGIDYWLSGVYREIVEPERIVFTWEREPAGDKPGNSSVVTVTFAEHDGKTKFALRQANFETTEERNEYQGGWTECLDSLSNYVSAKSVNQEAPK, via the coding sequence ATGACCGAAAGAAAAAGTAATCCGGCCACAGAAACCTCCGATCGCGTTCTCCTCATCACACGCGTCTTCGATGCGCCGCCCAGCCTTGTCTTCAAAGTATGGACGCAGCCTGAATACCTGGTTCGCTGGTGGGGACGGAAGGACTTTACGCTGCCGTCCTGCGAGATGGATTTTCGTCCGGGTGGTGCCTACCGGCTTTGCATGCGCTCGCCCGAGGGCATCGACTATTGGCTGTCAGGCGTCTATCGCGAAATCGTGGAGCCCGAGCGGATTGTTTTCACTTGGGAGCGTGAGCCGGCCGGAGACAAACCCGGAAACAGTTCAGTGGTAACCGTAACTTTTGCCGAGCATGACGGGAAAACCAAGTTTGCATTGCGTCAGGCCAACTTCGAAACGACGGAGGAACGGAACGAGTATCAGGGTGGCTGGACCGAATGCCTCGACAGTCTCTCGAATTACGTTTCAGCCAAATCCGTGAACCAGGAAGCACCGAAATGA
- a CDS encoding VOC family protein, with the protein MTTTKHTLTKLVQPYLFFEGRCEEALEFYKQALGAEVMMLMRFKESPEQSPGCQPADGNKIMHVSFRIGDTVVMGSDGRCSGKPNFQGFALSLSVKTPAEAEKFFAALSAGGKVEMPLTKTFYSPSFGMVADRFGVFWMVIVPQEQ; encoded by the coding sequence ATGACCACAACAAAACATACTCTTACCAAACTGGTTCAACCTTATTTGTTCTTTGAAGGCCGCTGTGAGGAGGCGCTCGAATTCTACAAGCAGGCACTTGGAGCCGAGGTGATGATGCTCATGCGCTTCAAGGAGAGCCCCGAACAATCCCCCGGTTGCCAGCCAGCCGATGGAAACAAGATAATGCATGTGAGTTTCCGTATCGGTGACACGGTCGTGATGGGTTCTGACGGTCGTTGCTCCGGCAAGCCGAACTTCCAAGGATTCGCTCTCTCGCTCTCGGTTAAGACTCCAGCCGAAGCTGAAAAGTTCTTTGCCGCCCTGTCTGCCGGCGGGAAGGTAGAGATGCCGCTTACCAAAACATTCTACTCGCCAAGTTTCGGCATGGTTGCTGATCGCTTCGGCGTATTCTGGATGGTGATCGTGCCGCAGGAGCAATAA
- a CDS encoding DoxX family protein, whose protein sequence is MEENTTINQDKPAQTIPVGRKALWTGRIMSALITLFMLMDGVGKLVKPAPVVKGTVELGYPESVIFPLGIVLTICTLLYAIPRTSILGAILLTGYLGGAIASQVRVGNPLCSHILFPVYVAVLLWGGLFLRDARLRTLIPLRC, encoded by the coding sequence ATGGAAGAAAACACGACCATTAACCAGGATAAACCAGCTCAAACCATTCCCGTCGGGCGGAAGGCGCTCTGGACCGGGCGCATCATGAGCGCCCTGATCACGCTATTCATGCTCATGGACGGCGTTGGAAAATTGGTGAAGCCGGCGCCAGTCGTGAAGGGAACAGTCGAGCTCGGGTATCCCGAGAGCGTTATTTTCCCCCTTGGAATCGTCCTGACCATCTGCACCCTCCTTTATGCCATTCCGCGTACCTCCATTCTTGGTGCAATCCTGTTAACCGGCTATCTTGGCGGAGCCATTGCTTCGCAAGTGCGTGTGGGCAACCCGCTCTGTAGCCACATTCTATTCCCGGTTTATGTTGCCGTGCTGCTTTGGGGCGGGCTCTTCCTGCGCGATGCCCGGTTGCGCACCCTCATTCCGCTGCGATGCTAG
- a CDS encoding SRPBCC family protein, whose translation MNPGKNNPTEKTTEKPFVLSRTFNAPRELMWKAWTERERLMQWFGPKGFTMLTAKLDFRPGGTFHYCLQGPDGNKLWGKFVYREIVALEKIVWVNSFSDEAGGTTRHPMAATWPLEMLSTCTLTEKDGKTTLTIEWQPLNATEAEQKTFDSALEAGGMNQGWSGTFEQLAAYVEKH comes from the coding sequence ATGAACCCAGGAAAGAACAATCCAACAGAGAAGACAACCGAAAAGCCGTTCGTCCTTTCGCGCACCTTTAACGCGCCGCGTGAGCTGATGTGGAAAGCCTGGACGGAACGCGAACGCCTGATGCAATGGTTCGGACCAAAGGGCTTCACAATGCTCACTGCCAAATTGGACTTTCGGCCCGGCGGAACGTTTCACTACTGCCTGCAAGGTCCCGATGGCAACAAGCTGTGGGGCAAGTTCGTTTATCGCGAAATCGTCGCACTGGAAAAAATTGTTTGGGTTAACTCCTTCTCTGATGAAGCCGGCGGCACCACCCGTCATCCCATGGCTGCCACCTGGCCGCTGGAAATGCTTTCGACCTGTACGCTCACTGAAAAAGATGGCAAGACCACGCTCACAATCGAGTGGCAACCGCTGAATGCGACGGAAGCTGAGCAGAAGACCTTCGACAGCGCACTCGAGGCCGGCGGCATGAATCAGGGTTGGAGCGGAACATTCGAGCAACTTGCTGCTTACGTGGAGAAACATTGA
- a CDS encoding VOC family protein — protein sequence MQKITPFLWFDNEAEEAMKFYTSIFKKSKIVSVTKYGEAGPGPKGTVMSAIFQLNGQEFYALNGGPSFKFSPAISFFVKCETQKEIDYYWKKLSAGGGETLQCGWLRDKFGVSWQIVPPILIELLGDKDPVKSQRVMQAMLKMTKLDIKKLKKAYQQK from the coding sequence ATGCAAAAGATCACTCCATTTCTCTGGTTCGATAATGAGGCCGAAGAGGCTATGAAGTTTTATACTTCGATCTTCAAAAAGTCGAAGATTGTGAGCGTTACCAAATACGGCGAAGCCGGTCCTGGTCCAAAAGGGACAGTGATGTCGGCAATCTTCCAGCTAAACGGCCAGGAATTCTACGCACTCAACGGTGGACCGTCATTCAAGTTCTCGCCCGCCATCTCGTTCTTTGTGAAATGCGAGACGCAAAAGGAAATCGATTACTATTGGAAGAAGCTTTCAGCAGGTGGCGGTGAAACGCTGCAGTGCGGGTGGCTTAGAGATAAATTTGGCGTGTCCTGGCAGATCGTTCCTCCGATATTGATCGAACTGCTGGGCGACAAGGATCCCGTGAAATCGCAACGCGTGATGCAGGCCATGCTCAAAATGACAAAGCTTGACATTAAGAAGTTGAAAAAGGCATACCAGCAGAAATAA
- a CDS encoding iron chaperone, with protein MPALKAKPTTIDEYLSALSADQRGALEKLRKIINAAAPEAEECISYQLPAFRQNGMLVAFGATANHCAFYLMSSSTVATYHDELKGFDISKGTIRFQPANPLPATLVRKLVKARIVENGSSIETTTIDKSNRRKP; from the coding sequence ATGCCCGCATTGAAGGCAAAGCCCACGACCATCGACGAGTATCTTTCAGCCTTGAGCGCTGACCAAAGAGGCGCGCTCGAGAAACTCCGCAAGATCATCAACGCGGCAGCGCCTGAGGCGGAGGAGTGCATCAGCTATCAACTCCCTGCTTTTCGTCAAAACGGAATGCTCGTGGCCTTTGGCGCGACGGCGAATCATTGCGCCTTTTACCTTATGAGTTCCTCCACGGTCGCAACCTATCATGACGAACTCAAGGGCTTTGATATCAGCAAGGGCACAATCCGCTTTCAACCAGCCAATCCGTTACCAGCCACTCTGGTGCGGAAGCTGGTAAAAGCTCGCATCGTGGAGAACGGCAGCTCGATAGAAACCACCACCATAGATAAATCAAATAGGAGAAAACCATGA
- a CDS encoding WD40/YVTN/BNR-like repeat-containing protein, whose product MSKVRVLVGTKKGAFILTADGKRQNWEVSGPHFAGWEMYHLKGSPVDPNRIYASQSSGWFGQIIQQSNDGGKTWETPGGGPTTTPEGMPQGESNKFVYEGEVGTHKWYDGTQHPWEFKRIWHLEPSLTDPDTVYAGAEDAAIFKTVNGGKTWQELSGLRATKGNLWQPGAGGMAVHTIILDQKNPNRMFIAISAAGAFRTDDAGKTWKPINRGLKSKWELPDPDAEVGHCVHRIAMHPSRPEILFMQKHWDVMRSDNAGDMWSEVSGNLPSDFGFPIDVHAHEPNTIYVVPIKSDSEHYPPDGKLRVYRSRSGGNEWEALTKGLPQKDCYVNVLRDAMAVDSLDKCGIYFGTTGGQVYVSADSGDSWNPIVRDLPAVLSVEVQTLP is encoded by the coding sequence ATGAGTAAAGTCCGGGTATTGGTTGGCACGAAGAAAGGCGCATTCATCCTGACAGCGGATGGCAAGCGGCAGAATTGGGAAGTTAGCGGGCCGCATTTCGCCGGTTGGGAGATGTATCACCTCAAAGGTTCGCCGGTTGATCCGAACCGCATTTATGCGTCGCAATCCAGCGGCTGGTTCGGCCAGATTATTCAGCAATCCAACGACGGCGGAAAAACCTGGGAGACTCCCGGTGGTGGGCCGACGACAACTCCTGAGGGCATGCCCCAGGGTGAGAGCAACAAGTTTGTTTACGAAGGCGAAGTGGGCACTCACAAGTGGTACGACGGCACGCAACACCCGTGGGAATTCAAACGCATCTGGCATCTCGAACCTTCCCTGACCGATCCGGACACGGTTTATGCAGGCGCAGAAGATGCCGCGATCTTCAAAACGGTGAACGGCGGCAAAACCTGGCAGGAGCTTTCGGGACTGCGTGCGACCAAGGGAAATCTCTGGCAACCCGGCGCAGGTGGCATGGCGGTGCATACCATCATTCTGGATCAAAAGAATCCAAATCGAATGTTCATTGCCATCTCAGCCGCTGGCGCGTTTCGCACCGATGATGCCGGCAAGACATGGAAGCCCATCAACCGCGGGTTGAAATCCAAATGGGAGCTTCCTGATCCCGATGCTGAAGTGGGACACTGTGTCCATCGTATCGCCATGCATCCATCGCGCCCGGAGATTTTGTTCATGCAGAAACATTGGGACGTCATGCGCAGTGACAATGCCGGCGACATGTGGAGTGAGGTGAGCGGGAATCTTCCGTCGGACTTCGGCTTCCCTATCGATGTTCACGCGCATGAACCGAATACGATTTACGTCGTGCCGATCAAGAGTGATTCCGAACATTATCCGCCGGACGGCAAATTGCGCGTCTACCGCAGTCGATCGGGTGGCAACGAATGGGAAGCGCTCACGAAGGGCCTTCCGCAAAAGGATTGCTACGTCAATGTGCTGCGCGATGCCATGGCGGTGGATTCGCTCGACAAGTGCGGCATCTATTTTGGCACGACTGGCGGGCAGGTTTACGTTTCCGCAGATAGTGGCGACTCCTGGAATCCAATCGTTCGCGATCTGCCGGCGGTTTTGTCGGTCGAAGTCCAGACATTGCCATGA
- a CDS encoding MoaD/ThiS family protein — translation MIRVVLPFHLRTLARVDGEVRLEVADPITLGSVLDALESRFPVLRGTIRDHVTLQRRPFVRFFACEQDLSHEPPNATLPDAVITGAEPFLIVGAMAGG, via the coding sequence ATGATTCGAGTTGTGCTGCCATTTCATCTGCGCACGCTGGCGCGCGTTGACGGCGAGGTGCGGCTTGAGGTTGCGGATCCCATAACGTTGGGATCTGTCCTTGATGCGCTTGAATCACGATTTCCGGTCTTGCGCGGGACCATTCGTGACCATGTCACATTGCAGCGCCGTCCATTCGTGCGCTTCTTCGCGTGCGAACAGGACCTCTCTCATGAACCGCCAAATGCGACGTTGCCGGACGCCGTCATCACAGGTGCGGAGCCATTCCTGATCGTGGGCGCCATGGCGGGCGGCTAG
- a CDS encoding DoxX family membrane protein: MKIVVIIVRVLMGLMFLFASIVFLLNLVPQPELKGGVKTFMEGIMATHYLMTLIKVTELVCGIAFIAGRFVPLATVVIFPITLNILLTNATLTPEGLPIAIPLFLANLFLAYACRKNYATLLAAKPMS; the protein is encoded by the coding sequence ATGAAAATCGTAGTGATTATTGTCCGCGTCCTGATGGGATTAATGTTCCTGTTTGCATCCATAGTGTTTCTCTTGAACCTCGTTCCACAACCTGAGTTAAAGGGTGGTGTTAAGACTTTCATGGAAGGCATCATGGCCACCCATTATTTGATGACCTTGATAAAGGTGACTGAACTTGTTTGCGGAATTGCTTTCATTGCTGGACGCTTCGTTCCGCTTGCCACGGTAGTGATCTTTCCCATTACCTTGAATATTCTCCTGACCAACGCAACTCTCACCCCGGAAGGACTGCCTATCGCGATACCACTATTCCTGGCAAATTTATTCCTCGCATATGCCTGCCGGAAGAATTACGCGACATTGTTGGCTGCAAAACCAATGTCCTAA
- a CDS encoding YciI family protein: protein MSIQKPKADYMLLFRGPHWDKGLSPEELQQVMNQVMTWFDGLKQKGMYKAGQPLGAEGKTISGKKVRTVSDGPFAESKEAVGGYLLLEANSLEEVVALAKGWPTLDYGVTIEVRPVLEECPIFQRAKEKLLKVAA, encoded by the coding sequence ATGAGCATACAAAAACCGAAAGCAGATTACATGTTGTTATTCCGGGGGCCGCATTGGGACAAAGGTCTTTCGCCGGAAGAGCTTCAACAAGTGATGAACCAAGTCATGACATGGTTTGACGGATTGAAACAAAAAGGGATGTACAAAGCCGGCCAGCCGCTGGGTGCGGAAGGCAAGACTATTTCCGGGAAGAAAGTAAGGACGGTGTCGGACGGCCCTTTCGCGGAATCGAAGGAGGCGGTGGGCGGTTATCTGCTCCTTGAGGCAAACAGTCTGGAGGAAGTGGTGGCACTGGCAAAAGGATGGCCCACTCTGGATTATGGCGTGACCATCGAAGTCCGGCCTGTGCTGGAGGAATGTCCCATCTTCCAACGGGCCAAGGAAAAATTGCTGAAGGTGGCGGCTTGA